Proteins encoded within one genomic window of Candidatus Dormiibacterota bacterium:
- a CDS encoding TMEM175 family protein: MALRQRIASRMRRVREQEPPARPVRLSDTQRTEAFSDGVFAIAITLLVLNLSTPRHHPGELLQALLRQWPAYVGYATSFLFIGVIWFNHHQVFTRIRYVDRGLHVGNLAILFTTAVLPFPTEVLAAAVQEGDPFDERVAVAFYALCAAAMCSSWLLFFTHLSRRGPLVHEGVDSAYFRWERFRATVGIVLYLVAAAAAWLITPVVALPIFSFLPAFFWSTSEGIIDILPFFRRSRGAGGDLIRRSPP; this comes from the coding sequence GTGGCGCTCCGCCAGAGGATCGCCTCGCGGATGCGCCGGGTGCGCGAGCAGGAGCCGCCCGCCCGCCCGGTGCGGCTGTCCGACACCCAGCGGACGGAGGCCTTCAGCGACGGCGTCTTCGCGATCGCGATCACCCTCCTGGTCCTGAACCTCTCGACCCCGCGTCACCACCCCGGCGAGCTGCTCCAGGCCCTGCTCCGGCAGTGGCCCGCGTACGTCGGCTACGCGACGTCCTTCCTGTTCATCGGGGTCATCTGGTTCAACCACCACCAGGTCTTCACCCGCATCCGCTACGTCGACCGGGGACTCCACGTCGGCAACCTCGCGATCCTCTTCACCACCGCGGTGCTGCCGTTCCCCACCGAGGTGCTCGCCGCCGCCGTCCAGGAGGGCGACCCCTTCGACGAGCGGGTCGCGGTCGCCTTCTACGCGCTGTGCGCCGCCGCCATGTGCTCGAGCTGGCTGCTCTTCTTCACCCACCTCTCCCGGCGCGGCCCCCTCGTCCACGAGGGCGTCGACAGCGCCTACTTCCGGTGGGAGCGCTTCCGGGCGACGGTGGGGATCGTCCTCTACCTCGTCGCCGCCGCCGCCGCGTGGCTGATCACCCCGGTGGTGGCGCTGCCGATCTTCTCCTTCCTCCCCGCCTTCTTCTGGTCGACGAGCGAGGGCATCATCGACATTCTCCCGTTCTTCCGTCGCTCCCGGGGCGCTGGTGGGGACCTCATTCGGCGCAGCCCTCCGTGA
- a CDS encoding BON domain-containing protein, protein MKTDQELKRDVERELEWDPGIDASAIGVAVRDGAVILTGEVSTYLEKWRAVRAAERVQGVRAVADEIVVRLPGEYERTDADIARAVANALEWDPAVPTTVKATVKDGHVTLRGEVEWEYQREAAQRAVRHLMGVRGVTDLVVVRPKVTPIDVKQKIREALERQALLDAKSIDVESLNGTVVLKGHVHSRIEAEAAEKAAWSTPGVTKVENKLAVVPE, encoded by the coding sequence ATGAAGACCGACCAGGAGCTGAAGAGGGATGTCGAGCGCGAGCTCGAGTGGGACCCCGGCATCGACGCCAGCGCCATCGGGGTCGCGGTCAGGGATGGGGCCGTCATCCTCACCGGCGAGGTCTCGACGTACCTGGAGAAGTGGCGGGCGGTGCGCGCGGCGGAACGCGTCCAGGGGGTGCGTGCGGTCGCCGACGAGATCGTCGTCAGGCTCCCCGGTGAGTACGAGCGGACCGACGCCGACATCGCCCGGGCGGTGGCGAACGCCCTGGAATGGGACCCCGCCGTCCCCACGACGGTGAAGGCGACGGTGAAGGACGGCCACGTCACCCTGCGGGGCGAGGTGGAATGGGAGTACCAGCGCGAGGCTGCCCAGCGCGCCGTCCGTCACCTGATGGGCGTTCGCGGCGTGACCGATCTCGTCGTCGTCAGGCCGAAGGTGACCCCGATCGACGTGAAGCAGAAGATCCGCGAGGCGCTCGAGCGCCAGGCGCTGCTCGATGCCAAGAGCATCGACGTGGAGAGCCTGAACGGCACCGTGGTGCTGAAGGGTCACGTGCACTCGCGTATCGAGGCCGAGGCCGCGGAGAAGGCCGCCTGGTCGACCCCGGGCGTCACCAAGGTCGAGAACAAGCTCGCCGTCGTCCCCGAGTAG
- a CDS encoding SigB/SigF/SigG family RNA polymerase sigma factor, with product MRFTTAPDMDHPVATAPGPRLLPLRGAASHTERSRPDREESNRLLAHYAAGRDEAIRDRIVELNADLVGFVARRFANRGEPLEDLVQVGYVGLIQAIDRFDPARGCEFGSFAAPTIMGEIRRHFRDRSWAVRVPRRLRENYCRAMRAKQQLTQELGHGPSVLEISERIGIAPDEVLAALEAAPARRTVSLDATPRGWPGEEERPLADRIGSEDGNLERVETRALLGEALDHLSPRERQIMELRFVDQLPQVEVGRRMGISQMHVSRLQRAALDALRHDLGEVAGEDGAGEQRPRVVAGGKLGTVAGGGPRSDPPSPTAPDRPRPTLRWVPVERLTPRGDQPRRTIAEDSLTELTESIRRCGILQPLRVRQSGEEHFEIIAGERRWSAARRLQLREVPALVVQTDEEGAFIESLTENIQREALNAVDRARALQRLRVSLGSESWEDVGRVIGITRRHVHYLLNVTRLPAEIQDDVRAGGLSEKQARALLLLRTSPPQQRTLWQRIVSENLSGEQALRLARSVRDPATTATGSLARVRAAIRTLTSFLSSENSEEARTVAVELEVLRCRIEAGIQDVTASAAAQHDASA from the coding sequence ATGAGGTTCACGACCGCGCCCGACATGGACCACCCCGTCGCGACGGCACCCGGGCCGCGCCTGCTGCCGCTGCGCGGCGCCGCCAGCCACACCGAGCGGTCCCGGCCCGATCGGGAGGAGAGCAACCGCCTCCTCGCCCACTACGCCGCCGGCCGCGACGAGGCCATCCGGGACCGCATCGTCGAGCTCAACGCTGACCTCGTGGGCTTCGTGGCCCGGCGCTTCGCCAACCGCGGCGAACCTCTCGAGGACCTCGTCCAGGTCGGATATGTCGGCCTGATCCAGGCGATCGACCGCTTCGACCCCGCCCGTGGCTGCGAGTTCGGGAGCTTCGCCGCCCCGACGATCATGGGCGAGATCCGCCGCCACTTCCGCGACCGCTCCTGGGCGGTCCGGGTCCCCCGACGCCTGCGGGAGAACTACTGCAGGGCGATGCGCGCGAAGCAGCAGCTCACCCAGGAGCTCGGCCACGGACCGTCGGTGCTGGAGATCTCCGAGCGCATCGGCATCGCGCCCGACGAGGTGCTGGCCGCCCTGGAGGCGGCTCCGGCGAGGCGCACGGTGTCCCTCGACGCGACACCGCGCGGATGGCCCGGCGAGGAGGAGCGCCCGCTCGCCGACCGCATCGGCAGCGAGGACGGCAATCTCGAGCGCGTCGAGACCCGGGCACTCCTCGGCGAGGCCCTGGACCACCTCTCCCCCCGCGAGCGGCAGATCATGGAGCTGCGCTTCGTCGATCAGCTTCCCCAGGTCGAGGTGGGGCGGCGGATGGGGATCTCCCAGATGCATGTCTCCCGCCTGCAGCGGGCGGCGCTCGACGCCCTTCGCCACGACCTGGGGGAGGTGGCCGGCGAGGACGGGGCTGGCGAGCAGAGGCCGCGCGTGGTCGCCGGGGGGAAGCTGGGGACGGTGGCCGGTGGCGGCCCCCGGAGCGATCCGCCGTCGCCCACCGCCCCCGACCGGCCGCGTCCGACGCTCCGGTGGGTGCCTGTCGAGCGGCTGACCCCGCGCGGCGACCAGCCCCGACGGACGATCGCCGAGGACTCGCTGACCGAGCTCACCGAAAGCATCCGCCGCTGCGGCATCCTGCAGCCCCTGCGGGTGCGGCAGAGCGGCGAGGAGCACTTCGAGATCATCGCCGGAGAGCGTCGCTGGTCGGCGGCACGGCGGCTGCAGCTGCGCGAGGTCCCGGCGCTGGTCGTGCAGACCGACGAGGAGGGGGCCTTCATCGAGTCGCTGACCGAGAACATCCAGCGCGAGGCGCTCAACGCGGTGGACCGTGCCCGTGCGCTCCAGCGGCTGCGCGTCAGTCTCGGCTCCGAGTCGTGGGAGGACGTCGGCCGTGTCATCGGCATCACCCGCCGGCACGTCCACTACCTGCTCAACGTCACCCGGCTTCCCGCGGAGATCCAGGACGACGTCCGCGCCGGAGGGCTCAGCGAGAAGCAGGCCCGCGCCCTGCTGCTCCTGCGTACGTCGCCGCCCCAGCAGAGAACGCTCTGGCAGCGGATCGTCTCCGAGAACCTCTCCGGAGAGCAGGCACTGCGGCTGGCCCGGTCGGTCCGCGACCCTGCCACCACCGCGACGGGGTCGCTGGCGCGGGTGCGGGCCGCGATCCGGACGCTGACCAGCTTCCTCTCGTCGGAGAACAGCGAGGAGGCCCGGACGGTCGCGGTCGAGCTGGAGGTCCTCAGGTGCCGGATCGAGGCCGGGATCCAGGACGTGACCGCGTCCGCGGCAGCTCAGCACGACGCCAGCGCCTGA
- a CDS encoding type 1 glutamine amidotransferase domain-containing protein yields the protein MAEDLNGIRVAILVENGFEQVELTEPRSALDNAGATTEVVSPQRERVRGWNFTEWGDEIAVDRPLDQARADDYDALLLPGGVMNPDFLRMQPPAVAFVRAFFDAGRPVAVICHGPWTIIEAGAARGRRIASWPSLRTDLRNAGAEWVDEQVVLDRNMVSSRKPDDIPAFNREMIRLFSGAQRRVRA from the coding sequence ATGGCAGAGGATCTCAACGGCATCCGGGTCGCCATCCTCGTCGAGAACGGCTTCGAGCAGGTCGAGCTGACCGAGCCTCGGAGCGCGCTCGACAACGCCGGCGCCACAACCGAGGTGGTCTCGCCCCAGCGCGAGCGAGTCCGCGGCTGGAACTTCACCGAATGGGGCGACGAGATCGCGGTGGACCGCCCCCTCGACCAGGCGCGTGCCGACGACTACGACGCGCTGCTGCTTCCCGGTGGGGTCATGAACCCCGACTTCCTGCGGATGCAGCCGCCCGCGGTGGCCTTCGTGCGGGCGTTCTTCGACGCCGGCAGGCCGGTGGCGGTGATCTGCCACGGGCCCTGGACGATCATCGAGGCCGGAGCGGCGCGGGGACGGCGGATCGCCTCCTGGCCGTCGCTGAGGACCGACCTGCGCAACGCCGGCGCCGAGTGGGTCGACGAACAGGTCGTCCTCGACCGGAACATGGTGTCGAGTCGCAAGCCCGACGACATCCCCGCCTTCAACCGGGAGATGATCCGGCTGTTCAGCGGCGCGCAGCGCCGGGTGCGGGCATGA